Proteins found in one Haloferax litoreum genomic segment:
- a CDS encoding fluoride efflux transporter FluC yields MTLSFSSVVLVGVGGMLGALSRHVVDQQIVGKWSTFTVNVLGSIALGFVVTAPVGDATATLAGTGFCGAFTTFSSFAVGVAELLDVGDYRTAARYAFGTLLAALVGVAIGGAMGGIVG; encoded by the coding sequence GTGACTCTCTCGTTTTCGTCCGTGGTGCTCGTCGGCGTCGGCGGCATGCTCGGCGCACTCTCCCGGCACGTCGTGGACCAACAAATCGTCGGTAAGTGGAGCACCTTTACGGTCAACGTCCTCGGGAGCATCGCGCTTGGGTTCGTCGTGACTGCGCCAGTGGGTGACGCGACGGCGACGCTCGCTGGAACGGGATTCTGCGGCGCATTTACGACGTTCTCGTCGTTCGCGGTGGGTGTCGCTGAACTCCTCGACGTGGGTGACTATCGGACGGCGGCACGGTACGCCTTCGGCACGTTGCTGGCGGCGTTGGTTGGAGTAGCGATTGGTGGGGCGATGGGCGGGATTGTTGGGTGA
- a CDS encoding fluoride efflux transporter FluC, translated as MDRSELALVAVGGFFGATLRFLVAVGIPGTGGTLVVNVLGSFVLGTFVTTVSSRRVQLLFGTGLLSSFTTYSTFAVQTAELTMTGGLLNVGANYVLGFSAAALGLFVGGKKL; from the coding sequence ATGGACCGTTCGGAACTGGCGTTGGTCGCCGTTGGTGGCTTCTTCGGGGCGACGTTGCGCTTTCTCGTCGCCGTCGGCATCCCCGGAACCGGCGGGACACTCGTCGTGAACGTCCTCGGGAGTTTCGTCCTCGGGACGTTCGTCACCACCGTCTCCTCACGCCGGGTGCAGTTGCTCTTCGGGACGGGTCTGCTCTCGTCGTTTACCACCTACAGTACCTTCGCTGTTCAGACGGCCGAACTGACGATGACGGGCGGACTGCTCAACGTCGGCGCGAACTACGTCCTCGGATTTAGCGCCGCAGCACTGGGTCTCTTCGTCGGAGGGAAGAAACTGTGA
- a CDS encoding ATP-binding protein: MHVIGRTTDSDEPTGPACRFGFYRARDGSDGAPVELDVNHPHAAIVVGKRGSGKSHTLGVVAEGLAHADGVAPVVVDPMGVFTGLEDAPVGATVHRSPLVRADALPPSAWPNLLGLDPTGPVGSLVWQLAASEDSLAGMRDAVADADASEATRRAATNHLSLADSWDVFDPDGLDPTDLCGPEPDVLDLSEMDSIPASAVVRVVARGLYDARLTASVGRIPWVLVDEAHAFVGNTAEPALRTLLTRGRAPGVGIVLATQRPSALPDVALSQADLRIVHRLTAGPDVSAMAAADPTYFAESVASRLPTERGCALVVDDTTESVHDVRVRSRETSDGGASPTAASSRVASETIE, from the coding sequence ATGCACGTCATCGGCCGCACCACTGATTCGGACGAACCAACGGGCCCAGCCTGTCGGTTCGGGTTCTACCGCGCACGCGACGGGAGTGATGGCGCACCCGTCGAACTCGACGTCAATCACCCGCACGCGGCTATCGTCGTCGGCAAACGCGGGAGCGGAAAGTCACACACACTCGGCGTCGTCGCCGAAGGATTGGCCCACGCTGACGGCGTCGCACCAGTCGTCGTTGACCCGATGGGCGTCTTCACCGGCCTCGAAGATGCACCTGTCGGGGCGACGGTCCACCGTTCGCCGTTGGTTCGTGCCGACGCACTCCCACCGAGTGCGTGGCCCAACCTTCTCGGCCTCGACCCGACAGGACCGGTGGGGTCGCTCGTCTGGCAACTCGCCGCCAGCGAGGACTCACTCGCGGGGATGCGCGACGCAGTGGCAGACGCCGACGCGTCGGAAGCAACGAGACGTGCGGCGACGAACCATCTCTCACTCGCCGACTCGTGGGACGTGTTCGACCCCGACGGACTGGACCCCACTGACCTCTGTGGCCCTGAACCGGACGTCCTCGACCTCTCGGAGATGGACTCGATACCCGCGAGCGCCGTGGTCCGGGTCGTCGCTCGTGGACTGTACGACGCCCGTCTCACGGCGTCAGTCGGTCGGATTCCGTGGGTACTGGTGGACGAAGCCCACGCGTTCGTCGGCAACACCGCCGAACCTGCGCTTCGGACACTTCTCACGCGTGGGCGCGCACCGGGCGTCGGCATCGTGCTGGCGACCCAGCGACCCTCCGCGCTCCCCGACGTGGCACTCTCGCAGGCCGACCTTCGAATCGTCCACCGACTCACCGCCGGCCCCGACGTGTCGGCGATGGCCGCCGCCGACCCGACGTACTTCGCCGAGTCGGTGGCGTCTCGACTCCCCACCGAGCGCGGGTGTGCACTCGTCGTCGACGACACGACGGAGTCGGTTCACGACGTTCGCGTGCGCTCGCGTGAGACGTCAGACGGGGGTGCAAGCCCGACGGCCGCCTCGTCGCGCGTCGCTTCCGAAACCATAGAGTAA
- a CDS encoding DUF7382 domain-containing protein — protein MLEVFRSDTRAIEGLPVRLVVALVVGVASMSVMLNMLSGVQGLATSELDVKPSPDVVEPGERDLTFTVVDHEGNPVEGATVIVKSGTAELGDDGIPRAETDDGGTATISLDPDLAANREDGTLVVDVKPPAGSSFVDRRENTNILVVQG, from the coding sequence ATGCTCGAAGTGTTCCGCTCGGATACGCGCGCCATCGAAGGTCTGCCAGTTCGTCTCGTCGTCGCACTCGTCGTCGGCGTCGCCAGCATGAGTGTCATGCTCAACATGCTCTCTGGCGTGCAGGGTCTCGCCACCTCAGAACTCGACGTGAAACCGTCGCCCGATGTCGTCGAACCGGGCGAACGGGACCTGACGTTCACCGTCGTCGACCACGAGGGCAACCCGGTCGAAGGCGCGACAGTCATCGTGAAATCCGGCACCGCCGAACTCGGTGACGACGGTATTCCGAGGGCGGAGACTGACGACGGGGGGACGGCGACGATTTCGCTCGACCCTGACCTCGCTGCCAATCGCGAAGACGGCACACTCGTCGTCGACGTGAAACCACCCGCAGGAAGTTCGTTCGTGGACCGTCGCGAGAACACGAACATCCTCGTCGTGCAGGGGTGA
- a CDS encoding tRNA(Ile)(2)-agmatinylcytidine synthase: MTVIGLDDTDSRTLGMCTTYLATLVAESIEAHGGTVERRLLVRLNPAVEHKTRGNAALAIHTDLPAGTAFDVASAELDRWAIADDDRTSPGLVVAPGSPDTVSTAVADFARDAIRDFHDVDDAETLASVSGFLSEGWHGGRGRIGALAAVGAWAAFDEWTYEHISYREFHRCGTSREVDIDSVFEAADAAYPAAWDTVDHGEGEAVCVPNAPGPILHGIRGDDPDVVREVAEAIESEPVDRSATFLTNQGSDAHLREGSLSALRDGRAYRTTGTVASAPETRTGGHVFFDLEADDSEVTMAAFEPTKRFRNRVRSLRVGDRLTVCGEVTEGTLKLEKFAVRDLVRTEPATPVCPDCGRTMKSAGRNQGYRCRDCGTDAPGKVERPVERDLETGWYEVPPCARRHIAKPLVRGGFDAPTHPER; this comes from the coding sequence ATGACGGTCATCGGCCTCGACGACACCGACTCCCGTACTCTCGGGATGTGTACGACCTACCTCGCGACGCTGGTCGCCGAGAGTATCGAGGCGCACGGTGGGACCGTCGAACGACGACTCCTCGTCCGATTGAACCCCGCTGTGGAGCACAAGACGCGCGGAAACGCCGCCTTGGCTATCCACACCGACCTCCCGGCGGGAACGGCTTTCGACGTAGCGAGCGCCGAACTCGACCGGTGGGCGATTGCGGACGACGACCGGACCAGTCCGGGCCTCGTCGTCGCACCGGGGTCGCCCGACACCGTCTCGACTGCCGTGGCCGACTTCGCACGCGACGCCATCCGCGACTTCCACGACGTGGACGACGCAGAAACGCTGGCCTCCGTGTCGGGGTTCCTGAGCGAGGGGTGGCACGGTGGTCGTGGCCGAATCGGTGCACTCGCCGCCGTCGGCGCGTGGGCGGCCTTCGACGAGTGGACGTACGAACACATCTCCTACCGGGAGTTCCACCGCTGCGGAACCTCGCGTGAGGTGGATATCGACTCCGTCTTCGAGGCGGCCGATGCCGCGTACCCGGCGGCGTGGGACACGGTCGACCACGGCGAGGGCGAAGCAGTCTGCGTTCCCAACGCCCCCGGTCCGATTCTCCACGGTATCCGCGGCGACGACCCGGACGTGGTCCGCGAGGTTGCCGAGGCAATCGAGTCCGAACCCGTCGACCGGTCGGCGACGTTCCTCACGAATCAGGGCAGCGACGCGCACTTACGCGAGGGGTCGCTCTCGGCCCTCCGAGACGGCCGAGCGTATCGGACGACAGGAACTGTCGCCTCGGCCCCTGAAACTCGGACTGGTGGCCACGTCTTCTTCGACCTCGAAGCAGACGACTCAGAAGTCACGATGGCCGCGTTCGAACCGACGAAGCGCTTCCGGAATCGGGTTCGGTCACTCCGCGTCGGTGACCGCCTCACGGTCTGTGGCGAGGTAACCGAGGGAACGCTCAAACTGGAGAAGTTCGCGGTCCGTGACCTCGTTCGGACAGAACCTGCGACACCCGTCTGTCCCGACTGTGGTCGCACGATGAAGAGCGCAGGTCGCAACCAAGGCTACCGGTGTCGCGATTGTGGCACCGACGCGCCCGGAAAGGTCGAGCGTCCGGTCGAACGTGACCTCGAAACCGGGTGGTACGAAGTACCGCCGTGTGCCCGCCGGCACATCGCGAAACCGCTCGTTCGCGGTGGGTTCGACGCACCGACGCACCCCGAGCGCTGA
- a CDS encoding transcriptional regulator — protein MSRSALVGNVAAMLQDAGFVVSDRIAIRPKSFDLAARRGEDLLLLKILGNIDAFDGVTGAEMRRLGSYLDATPLVVGLRTRDEDLKPGVVYFRHGVPVLNPDSAMDMFVEGVPPLIYAAPGGLYVSIDGDILAEERKERGWSLGRLATELGVSRRTVSKYESGMNASIEVAIQLEELFDRPFSNPVDVLEGAEDVRDAEPTPDDPAADPDDEHVVSVLTQAGFTVHPTSRAPFKAVSEDAGRRKKTNVLTGHSPFTRSAEKRAQIMSSLGEITRTRSVYFVEENQKRESVDGTGIVSCEELADINDPDEIRDLIRERARDPAEI, from the coding sequence ATGTCCCGGTCAGCGCTGGTTGGTAACGTCGCCGCGATGCTCCAAGACGCGGGCTTCGTCGTGAGCGACCGTATCGCCATCCGGCCGAAGAGCTTCGACCTCGCCGCCCGGAGGGGTGAGGACCTGTTGCTCCTCAAGATACTGGGGAACATCGACGCGTTCGACGGCGTCACCGGCGCAGAGATGCGCCGACTCGGGTCGTACCTCGACGCGACGCCCCTCGTCGTCGGCCTTCGCACCCGCGACGAGGACCTCAAACCCGGCGTCGTCTACTTCCGTCACGGCGTGCCGGTGTTGAACCCCGACTCCGCGATGGATATGTTCGTCGAGGGCGTCCCACCGCTCATCTACGCCGCGCCCGGTGGCCTCTACGTGAGCATCGACGGCGACATCCTCGCCGAGGAACGCAAAGAACGCGGCTGGAGCCTCGGCCGCCTCGCGACCGAACTCGGCGTCTCTCGCCGGACCGTCTCGAAGTACGAAAGCGGGATGAACGCGAGTATCGAAGTCGCGATTCAACTCGAAGAGTTGTTCGACCGACCCTTCTCGAACCCGGTCGACGTGCTGGAAGGTGCCGAAGACGTGCGCGACGCCGAACCGACGCCGGACGACCCGGCGGCAGACCCGGACGACGAACACGTCGTCTCGGTCCTCACGCAGGCGGGATTTACCGTCCATCCAACGTCCCGCGCACCGTTCAAAGCCGTGAGCGAAGACGCCGGGCGGCGCAAGAAGACGAACGTCCTCACCGGCCACTCGCCGTTCACCCGGAGTGCCGAGAAGCGCGCACAGATTATGTCGTCACTGGGTGAGATTACGCGCACGCGCTCTGTGTACTTCGTCGAAGAGAATCAAAAGCGCGAGTCGGTCGATGGGACCGGCATCGTCAGTTGCGAGGAACTCGCCGACATCAACGACCCCGACGAGATTCGCGACCTGATTCGAGAACGCGCCCGCGACCCGGCCGAAATCTGA
- a CDS encoding MmcQ/YjbR family DNA-binding protein, whose product MAKSREASRAEVESLAAAVLRVVESWPDVERTTMFGKPSFRANGTLFAVVSEQGLSFTSLPDDARVAVAEHHRILPFEANGRLVGSWATVDIEPNRVRELTDALRASYETAHRRKA is encoded by the coding sequence ATGGCGAAGTCGAGAGAGGCGTCGCGGGCGGAAGTGGAGTCACTCGCCGCAGCAGTCCTGCGAGTCGTCGAGTCGTGGCCGGACGTAGAGCGGACGACGATGTTCGGAAAGCCATCGTTCCGGGCGAACGGGACGCTGTTTGCCGTGGTATCCGAGCAAGGGCTTTCGTTCACGTCGCTCCCGGACGACGCCCGCGTCGCCGTCGCAGAGCACCATCGAATCCTCCCGTTCGAGGCGAACGGCCGACTCGTCGGGTCGTGGGCGACAGTCGACATCGAACCGAATCGGGTTCGTGAACTTACCGACGCGCTTCGGGCGAGTTACGAGACGGCACACCGCAGAAAAGCGTAG
- a CDS encoding glutathione S-transferase N-terminal domain-containing protein: MSNLILYEVSGCPFCIKVRNKLAELDLEYESRMVPRAHHERTEVKEISGQTGVPVLVDEENDVEGMPESSDIVQYLEETYGSAA, translated from the coding sequence ATGTCAAACCTCATCCTCTACGAGGTATCGGGCTGTCCGTTCTGTATCAAGGTCAGAAACAAACTCGCCGAACTCGACTTGGAGTACGAGTCGCGGATGGTTCCTCGCGCCCACCACGAACGGACCGAAGTCAAAGAGATTAGCGGGCAAACCGGTGTGCCCGTGCTCGTCGACGAAGAAAACGACGTCGAGGGAATGCCCGAGAGCAGCGATATCGTCCAGTACCTCGAAGAGACCTACGGGTCGGCAGCGTAA
- a CDS encoding NCS2 family permease encodes MGLSETLANYFDVHKHGSSVGTEIIAGITTFLTMSYIVVVNPAIMTGIPDAKPGVIISGFGPGQVQSMLAVVTILAAVVATLVMAFYANRPFAQAPGLGLNAFFAFTVVGALGVSWQTALAAVFVEGLVFIALTAVGAREAIIKVFPQPVKMAVGTGIGLFLTIIGLQAMGIVVNDPATLLTLGNLASNPVAIVSVVGLFLTFGLYAAGIPGSIIIGIAGTSILGWALTTFGVVSPEAGLVAGSSAATYDITPLAGAFISGFGGIEAFSFALIVFTFFFVDFFDTAGTLVGVGQAADFLDEDGNLPDIDKPLMADAVGTTVGAMLGTSTVTTYIESATGVEEGGRTGLTALVVALLFLASLALIPLATAVPLYASHIALVVIGVVMLRNVVDIEWDNLSHTIPAGMTILIMPFTYSIAYGIAAGIVSYPLVKVASGEYDDISAGQWALAVAFFIYFVVRTSGMLQAQV; translated from the coding sequence ATGGGGCTCTCTGAAACCCTCGCAAATTACTTCGACGTGCATAAACACGGGTCCTCGGTCGGGACCGAAATCATCGCCGGCATCACGACGTTCCTGACGATGTCCTACATCGTCGTCGTCAACCCTGCCATCATGACGGGTATCCCGGACGCGAAACCGGGCGTCATCATCTCCGGATTCGGTCCGGGGCAGGTCCAGTCGATGCTCGCGGTCGTAACCATCCTCGCTGCCGTCGTCGCCACACTCGTGATGGCGTTCTACGCCAATCGACCGTTCGCGCAAGCGCCCGGTCTCGGGCTGAACGCCTTCTTCGCGTTCACCGTCGTCGGTGCGCTCGGCGTCTCGTGGCAGACGGCACTCGCCGCCGTCTTCGTCGAGGGTCTCGTCTTCATCGCCCTCACCGCTGTCGGCGCGCGTGAAGCCATCATCAAGGTGTTCCCGCAACCGGTCAAGATGGCTGTCGGGACCGGTATCGGCCTGTTCTTGACCATCATCGGCCTGCAAGCGATGGGCATCGTCGTCAACGACCCGGCGACCCTGCTCACGCTCGGTAACCTCGCGTCCAACCCGGTCGCAATCGTCTCGGTCGTCGGCCTGTTCCTCACGTTCGGCCTCTACGCCGCGGGTATCCCCGGGTCGATCATCATCGGCATCGCCGGCACCTCGATTCTCGGGTGGGCGCTCACCACGTTCGGTGTCGTCTCTCCCGAGGCCGGCCTCGTCGCTGGCTCTTCGGCCGCAACCTACGACATCACGCCCCTCGCCGGTGCGTTCATCTCCGGCTTTGGCGGCATCGAGGCGTTCAGTTTCGCCCTCATCGTCTTCACGTTCTTCTTCGTGGACTTCTTCGACACCGCGGGCACCCTCGTCGGTGTCGGGCAGGCCGCTGACTTCCTCGACGAAGACGGCAACCTCCCTGACATCGACAAGCCGCTCATGGCCGACGCAGTCGGAACCACCGTGGGTGCCATGCTCGGTACCTCCACGGTCACGACCTACATCGAGTCCGCGACGGGTGTCGAAGAGGGCGGCCGCACCGGCCTGACGGCACTCGTCGTCGCACTCTTGTTCCTCGCGTCGCTCGCGCTCATCCCCCTCGCGACCGCAGTTCCCCTCTACGCGTCGCACATCGCGCTCGTCGTCATCGGCGTCGTGATGCTCCGCAACGTCGTCGACATCGAGTGGGACAACCTCTCTCACACGATTCCGGCCGGTATGACCATCCTCATCATGCCGTTCACCTACTCCATCGCCTACGGCATCGCGGCGGGCATCGTCTCGTACCCCCTCGTGAAAGTCGCCTCCGGCGAGTACGACGACATCAGCGCGGGCCAGTGGGCCCTCGCCGTCGCGTTCTTTATCTACTTCGTCGTCCGGACCTCCGGCATGCTGCAAGCGCAGGTCTGA
- a CDS encoding NCS2 family permease yields MQHVDESVGLAGVADSLGSYFDFEAHDTTLRTEVLAGLTTFLTMSYIVVANPAILAGVAGAKPGIVLPGYEVGTVQQMLAVVTILSAAIGTLVMALYAKRPFAQAPGMGINAVFAFTAVGALGIPWQTALAAVFVEGVLFVALTALGARKYILRLFPEPVKLSVGTGLGLFLAIIGLQEMRVVVDDPATLVGLGNVASDPIAILSVVGLFLTFGLYARGTRGAIVLGILGTTALGWVVTQLGLVGVNTGLVVAAATTPVSLPVVGTFDLVVPGAAAGATYDISPIAGSFVGGFSRIDPVSFALVVFVLFFVDFFNTAGALTGVGQAAGFLDDDGDLPEVEKPLMADAVATTAGGALGTSPVTTYIESATGVQEGGRTGMTALVVALLFLVAIPLVPLVAAIPLFASHIAVVVIGVVMLQNVVDIDFDDTASLVPAGLTMLVMPFTYSIAYGIAAGIVSYPLVKVAVGDAEDLRPGHWALAAAFVAYFVVRSGGLS; encoded by the coding sequence ATGCAGCACGTAGACGAGAGCGTCGGCCTCGCCGGCGTGGCCGACTCCCTCGGGTCGTACTTCGACTTCGAGGCGCACGACACGACGCTTCGAACCGAAGTGCTGGCGGGTCTCACGACGTTCCTGACGATGTCCTACATCGTCGTTGCCAACCCGGCCATCCTCGCGGGTGTCGCGGGCGCGAAACCGGGCATCGTGCTTCCGGGGTACGAGGTAGGAACGGTCCAGCAGATGCTGGCCGTCGTCACCATCCTCTCGGCCGCAATCGGAACGCTCGTCATGGCACTCTACGCGAAGCGACCGTTCGCACAGGCACCGGGGATGGGTATCAACGCGGTGTTCGCCTTCACCGCAGTGGGTGCACTCGGGATTCCGTGGCAGACAGCGCTCGCCGCCGTCTTCGTGGAAGGGGTGCTCTTCGTGGCCCTCACGGCACTCGGCGCACGGAAGTACATTCTCCGACTCTTCCCAGAACCGGTCAAACTCTCCGTCGGGACCGGTCTGGGCCTCTTCTTGGCTATCATCGGACTCCAAGAGATGCGCGTCGTCGTCGACGACCCGGCGACACTGGTGGGCCTCGGCAACGTCGCCTCGGACCCGATTGCTATCCTCTCGGTCGTCGGACTGTTCCTCACGTTCGGCCTCTACGCGCGCGGCACCCGCGGTGCAATCGTCCTCGGTATCCTCGGTACGACGGCACTCGGGTGGGTCGTGACGCAACTCGGCCTCGTCGGAGTCAACACAGGACTCGTCGTCGCCGCCGCGACCACCCCCGTCTCGCTCCCCGTCGTGGGGACGTTCGACCTCGTCGTCCCCGGTGCTGCCGCGGGCGCGACGTACGATATCTCGCCCATCGCCGGGTCGTTCGTCGGCGGATTCTCGCGAATCGACCCCGTCTCGTTCGCCCTCGTCGTCTTCGTCCTGTTCTTCGTGGACTTCTTCAACACCGCCGGCGCACTGACCGGCGTCGGACAGGCCGCCGGGTTCCTCGACGACGATGGCGACCTGCCCGAGGTGGAGAAACCACTCATGGCCGACGCCGTGGCGACCACCGCCGGCGGCGCACTCGGCACGTCGCCCGTGACGACCTACATCGAGTCGGCAACCGGTGTTCAGGAGGGTGGCCGAACCGGGATGACTGCGCTCGTCGTCGCACTCTTGTTCCTCGTGGCGATTCCACTCGTCCCGCTCGTGGCGGCGATTCCGCTCTTTGCCTCGCACATCGCCGTCGTCGTCATCGGCGTCGTGATGCTCCAGAACGTGGTCGATATCGACTTCGACGACACCGCGTCGCTCGTTCCGGCGGGACTCACCATGCTCGTGATGCCCTTTACGTACTCTATCGCCTACGGCATCGCCGCGGGCATCGTCTCGTACCCACTCGTGAAGGTGGCCGTCGGCGACGCCGAAGACCTCCGACCCGGCCATTGGGCCCTCGCGGCGGCGTTCGTCGCCTACTTCGTCGTCCGTTCCGGTGGTCTCTCGTGA
- a CDS encoding phosphoribosyltransferase family protein, giving the protein MNRAEKAALQLQAVSVLRMLKETRTYDELAELTGLPAGDLNRYVNGHVLPGVERAREVVEGVGRDALADELEARVRFDDEGYVDNSDVVFDQSFLDLVAPVAANTLGFERPDVVLTAATDGITLGAAMASYFGARLAYAKKSKETAVEEFIESRQRLASGIELTYYLPASAIDAGERVLVVDDLIRSGETQELLLDIALQADANIAGVFALIAVGDEGTSRARELTDAPVGALSIFE; this is encoded by the coding sequence ATGAACAGAGCAGAGAAGGCCGCACTCCAGTTACAGGCAGTCTCCGTACTCCGGATGCTCAAAGAGACCCGGACGTACGACGAACTCGCCGAGTTGACTGGGTTGCCGGCCGGCGACCTCAACCGCTACGTCAACGGGCACGTCTTGCCCGGTGTCGAACGCGCCCGTGAGGTCGTCGAAGGAGTCGGACGCGACGCACTCGCGGACGAACTGGAGGCCCGCGTTCGCTTCGACGACGAAGGGTACGTCGACAACTCGGACGTCGTCTTCGACCAGTCGTTCCTCGACCTTGTGGCCCCCGTCGCGGCGAACACGCTCGGGTTCGAACGCCCTGACGTGGTCTTGACCGCCGCGACCGACGGCATCACCCTCGGTGCCGCGATGGCGAGTTACTTCGGTGCCCGTCTCGCGTACGCGAAGAAGTCCAAAGAGACCGCCGTCGAGGAATTCATCGAGTCCCGTCAGCGCCTCGCCTCCGGTATCGAACTGACGTACTACCTCCCCGCCAGCGCCATCGACGCCGGCGAACGCGTCCTCGTCGTGGATGACCTCATCCGCTCCGGTGAGACGCAGGAACTCCTCTTAGATATCGCCCTGCAAGCCGACGCGAACATCGCCGGCGTCTTCGCCCTCATCGCCGTCGGCGACGAAGGAACCAGCCGTGCCCGTGAACTCACGGACGCGCCGGTCGGCGCACTCAGCATCTTCGAGTAA
- the pyrE gene encoding orotate phosphoribosyltransferase, which translates to MANSELIAALRDADAVQFGEFELSHGGTSSYYVDKYLFETDPRCLKLIAEAFAEVVADDDKLAGVALGAVPLVAATSVETGKPYVIARKKAKEYGTAKRIEGALEEGEHVVVLEDIATTGQSAVDAVEALREAGAVVDRVVVVVDRQEGADELLAEHDIELQSLLTAEDLLADADS; encoded by the coding sequence ATGGCGAACTCAGAACTCATCGCGGCGCTTCGCGACGCCGACGCGGTCCAGTTCGGTGAATTCGAACTCTCCCACGGCGGCACGTCCAGCTACTACGTCGACAAGTACCTCTTCGAGACCGACCCCCGGTGTCTGAAACTCATCGCCGAGGCGTTCGCCGAGGTCGTCGCAGACGACGACAAACTGGCGGGTGTCGCCCTCGGTGCAGTCCCGCTCGTGGCCGCAACGTCCGTCGAGACGGGCAAGCCCTACGTCATCGCCCGGAAGAAGGCCAAGGAGTACGGCACGGCCAAGCGCATCGAAGGTGCGCTGGAGGAAGGCGAACACGTCGTCGTCCTCGAAGACATCGCGACGACCGGCCAGAGCGCCGTGGACGCCGTCGAGGCACTCCGTGAGGCGGGTGCCGTCGTGGACCGCGTCGTCGTCGTCGTCGACCGCCAAGAGGGTGCAGACGAACTGCTCGCCGAGCACGATATCGAACTCCAGTCGCTCCTCACCGCCGAGGACCTACTCGCCGACGCCGACAGCTAA
- a CDS encoding CDP-2,3-bis-(O-geranylgeranyl)-sn-glycerol synthase gives MAVSLAALVVTAFWVMLPAYVPNNAAVLAGGGRPIDGGRTWGGRRILGDGKTWRGTAAGTLAGMVLAVVLNVLEPSVSGLVGIDLPTFPLTAGFGLALGAMLGDIGASFLKRRSGRERGAAFPGLDQLDFVVGALVFAFVAAPAWFTATFTLPVLVVVLVITPILHVVTNVGAYLLGLKNEPW, from the coding sequence ATGGCCGTCTCTCTCGCCGCACTCGTCGTCACCGCCTTCTGGGTGATGTTGCCTGCGTACGTTCCGAACAACGCCGCCGTCCTCGCTGGCGGGGGCCGCCCCATCGACGGCGGTCGGACGTGGGGTGGACGGCGCATCCTCGGCGATGGAAAGACGTGGCGTGGGACTGCTGCTGGAACGCTCGCGGGGATGGTGCTCGCCGTCGTCCTCAACGTCCTCGAACCGAGTGTGTCTGGACTCGTCGGAATCGACCTGCCGACGTTCCCGCTCACTGCCGGGTTCGGTCTCGCACTCGGCGCGATGCTCGGCGACATCGGCGCGTCGTTCCTGAAGCGACGCTCGGGTCGCGAACGCGGTGCCGCCTTCCCCGGCCTCGACCAACTCGACTTCGTCGTCGGCGCACTCGTCTTCGCGTTCGTCGCCGCGCCCGCGTGGTTCACGGCGACGTTCACGCTCCCCGTCCTCGTCGTCGTCCTCGTGATAACGCCAATTCTCCACGTCGTCACCAACGTCGGTGCGTACCTGCTTGGGTTGAAGAACGAGCCCTGGTAG